Within Macaca nemestrina isolate mMacNem1 chromosome X, mMacNem.hap1, whole genome shotgun sequence, the genomic segment TGTTCCATCCATACTTACTGCTCCAAAGTGctaagataatttttcttttaattctcataGGTTATGAATTTAAGGAACAAGTTGGCATGGAATTGTGGCTAGCTAACCAAATGACCCAACTCAACAGCGGGGTCCTCATGGACCTGGCGATTTTTCttggggaaagagggaaggagggtgcAGGATTGGAgaatatgtgtttatgtatgtatttgtggaGGGGGTGGGTATGTCTGGGTGTGAGTGGGGAGAACTGCAGGCCCAGAAGCCCTGGGGGAAGAGAGCCCTAAGGCCAAACCCACCCACTTTTGGCCCAAGAGGAGCCTAAACACTTGGAAATTGTGTGCAAGTGGAGGAGGACTCACAAGAGCCAAGGAGCCAAGGAAGGAACAGTGTGGGGAtgttggaggcagaggcagaggggaAGGGGGAACTGCCAGCGGTATCACTGGGGTGTGAGCATCCAATGGGAGGCTCTGTGGAAACTGTGAGCAAGTGGTGGGAATTCCTGGGTAGATGGCAATGGGGCTCAAGGGACAGGAATCTAGATGCAGGCAAATCAGATGGTGTGCAGGGGGAGAGAGACTGTTACTCATTATCTCTGGCCTCAGATGCTGTATCTGCACAGGCCCGTACTGGGCATTGCACAAGTACCCTGCCTGGCTGCCTCTTCCCCGGCACCATTTCATCTCCTCACACAGCCTGCTGTCACCAACCAGGCTTGTCTTGGGGGTAGCAGCTCAGCTTCCCTGCATGGACTGTAGGCTTCATGAGAGTCGGCCTGCATGACTTTTCCCTTACTGCACCCAAGGATACCCTGCCCCACTTGGATTCCATTGTCAGGGCTCAGTCTGGTGTCAGGAAGCTTCTACTCTAAGCCTCCTGACAGATGTGGACAGATGTAAAGAGGAGCCCCAGAGTGCAGAATAGAAGCCAGTTGAGATTGAAATGGAAGGAATTTACATGAGACACAGGATGCAGGGTGTGATCCAGGAATTTCAGGAGGTAGGGCATTGATGGGGAGGTACCAACTTGCAGCAGCGCACCCCGCTCCTGGTGCACGGACATGCTGCTGAAGGTGACCAttctctcatttattcattttcaaatattcgTGCAGTATTTATTGGTCTCTAAATCTGGTCTCAGGTTTCTAAATCTGGTGACAGTATGAGGCAGGCTGAGTCGGAGACCCCTCCCTCTTAACCTGCCTGGCCCAGCCCCATCCACTGGGAGGACTTGGTGCCCTAGAGAGGCCTAACCACCGATGAGACACCCAGGGGCGAGATATGAGCTCCCTAGTACTCAAAAGTGGGTCATCCTGCATATCAAAGGATGTAGGAGTAAAATGACGTGATGTtcgggatttgctttaaaatactgcagtcaaggaaaatagaaaagggaTAACTAAAGCATATGTGACTCCATCTGGATAAGTGTTGAATCCGGGTGATGGGTACATGGTGGTGGGAGGGTCATTGTAATGTCATATGTCTAAAATGTTTGAAGTGTACCAGTCGCAGGGGTGCCATGGTGATTACTGCCTCCTGCCACCCAGCCAAGTACAGGCATGACGCCCCAAAGTGCACACCCCCCAATGATGTTCCAAAGAACCCACTTGTGCCTGTCGGCAACATGATATAACTGtcaaaaggacagaaaatcagCTGCATCAATGGCAAGATGTGAGTAGTAGGTTCCGTTTGTGCCAGGACAGTGCAGAAATGGCAAATTTTCCCTCAATATGaacaagagaaacaaagaaaatctatGAGAAGTGCCGCCACATGGAGAGACCACCCCTCCCGTGGGCCTGTGGTCTGCGGCCCCTGCTCATTTCCAACAGCCTTCCTCACTAACAGGCTTTCTCCTTCCTGCAGGGCCCCTGATGCAGCTTCCCTATGGGAATGGGCTGGAAGAGGGCAATGTCCGCCACCTGGTGCAGCCCAGAGGGTCGAGGAACGGGCCAGGGCCCTGGCAGGGAGGTCGAAGGAAATTCCGCCGCCAGCGGCCCCGCCTCTCCCATAAGGGACCCATGCCTTTCTGAAGCAGGTACTTGAGCCTCTGCTCAGTGGACAGCGCTAAAGCAGAGGGAGAGGGACAGCCTAGAAGCCGGGTGACCCTGCAGCTCAGCACTGGCCAGACACATCCATCAAGCAGTCCTGGCGCCACACGCATAGGGACTTAGAGTTGGCAAGACAGCTTATGGGGCAGCTGTCTAGCGCCTTTATTTTACAGACGATCTCCTcgtctgaggcccagagaggggcttgACACTTGGGGCCAGTCTTCCTTCCACCctgctgcctggggttggggaggcTGGCCTGCTTAGAGATTTCTAGACATTCTGGTGGACCTTAATGGCTGGGGAGGGGTGCCCAGGGCAAACCTACAGATGTCCAGTGTAGATTGTCACCAGAGttggggaaggaggcagagagcTCTAGGGGCTCACAGGCAGAGAACAAGAGGACAGCTGTGGCTGTGGTTgcctggagctgtgagaaggagGGAAGAACCAAGGCGACAGCAGAGAGAGGAGAGCTGAATTCTGTCCCTCACTTGGTCTGCTGGCTGTCCCACTGCAATGGGGACAGGCAGGCACCAACTCAGGGGCCTTGGGCTTGAGGTTTGGGCTGAGTGGAgttgggggaagagagagaaaggggtctcctctcctttcctgggGAGTTCCTTTAGTCTAGGATATGTCCATGACTTCTCTGTTGTCATTTTTGTCTCCTTAGGACTGAAGGGGCCCCCAAGTGCCCACCCCCTGTGGTTCTGTCTCCTCCATAGATTGGTCTGCTTCTCTGGAGGCCTCACGTCCATTCAGCTCTCACCTCACACCTGCTGTAGCCACCGATGGGCCTGGCTCTTCTCACCTGCCTGCTTCCCCCAGTGGCGTGTTTCTGGCTGTAGTTTGGATGATTCCCGTTCTCTCACAAGGATCCGTCCAGTCCATCTTCCTGGCCCCTCCCTGGACTGACTTTGGAGACCCAGCCCCGGAAAGCCTCCCTTCTTCTCCAGGTCCCCACTGCTCTAGTCCCTGCCTGTCTCATCTAACGCCCCAACCCTTCACTTGGGCCTTCCTTCCTCATGTCTGCCCTGGGCCCGGGGTGGAAATGCTCCCTTCTGCGGGCTCCAGCAGATCCCTTGTTTTCCTGTCAGTTGGACCCCTCACCTGGCCTCCAGGGAGGAATGCAGAGAAAAGCAAGGGGAGACTCTAGTTAAGAGGTGCTGGCTGCGGGGATCCAGACAGGGAACACTGGGGGCACAGAAGTGTGGCGGGGGGAGCTCTGGTGAAGTGGGTGGAGCATCGGTGTTTACTCAGTTAAGGAAGAGGTAAAGGAGAGGGGCCTATGAAGTCCTTTGTCACTTCTCTTGCCTTACTGTGCCTCCCAATACTCCCTTCTTCCTGTCCCCACACCCCATCCCCAGCTAGCCCAAACTCTAAGTCAGGAGGGGAGGGTGCTGGGTCTGACATGGCTCTATACCCTCCCAGGAGTAAAAGCCAAGCAAGAGGTTGTTTTTGCCAAGAATCACAGAATATTAGAACTGAAAGGACCCTTGGAGATCCACTTAGCCTTCTTAGGCAAACGCCTGCAAAAACAGAAGCCTGGAGAGGGGAGTGACCTGCTCGGAGTCATTGCAGAGCCGGAATGGGGACCAGGTCTCCCATCTCCTACTTTATGATGTTCTCTTCCCTCTTGATGATGTCTTTTCAAAGCAAATGAAGTGCCTTTTCccgaggctggggctgggggtggctgggaggggaagagaagggagaggcAAGCTGGCTGTGAACTATCCTGTTGTAGGGCCGGAGCTGCTCCCACCTCCCTGACTTACCCCTGCTGCACCATTCCCCCAGCTGGGCTGGAAGGTTCCATAACTGGTCAGCTGCCCCCATTCTGGCAGCATTCCCAGACCCGGGGTACTCTCATAGGGGCAGCTCAGGAACTGAGACTACCGTTCAACGCCAGTGGTGCTGGTTTTCAGGAGCATGAGGTAGCCTTCAATCCTTGGACTCCATGGCCTTCCCTTCGTGCTGACTGGACCTTCCTTCCAGGGCTTTTCCTTtgggggaggtggagaggggagaagaaggaagggaagggcagaaggaaggagggacaggaggaagaaaagaaagcaaaggaagggaaggaaggaaagaaggatgggAGGAAGTGCAGCAGGAATAGCACCCTCTCCCCGGGAGGCCCCAGCTTCCGTGAGGGGCCGTCACCAGCCATTCCTTGGAGGGAGCTTTCTCACCTATTGCTTGAGCAGGCTTcccaggagggagaaagggaagacaAGAGCCTGATGCCCAACTTTGTGTGTGTGGGGACGGGGGAGTCAGGGCCCCCCAAGTCCCACAATAACCCCAATGTTTGCCTATCCGCCCCCCCACAAGCCTTCCTTTACCTCTGCTGCTGctaatgctgctgctgcttaAAGGCTCATGCTTGGAGTGGGGACTGGTCGATGCCCAGAAAGTCTCTTCTGCCACTGACGCCCCCATCAGGGATTGGGCCTTCTTTCCCCGCTTCCTTTCTGTATCTCCTGCCTCATCGGCCTGCCATGACCTGCAGCCAAGCCCAGCCCCGTGGGGAAGGGGAGAAAGTGGGGAACGGCTGAGAAAGCTGGGAGATAGGGAACAGAGGAGGGTAGTGGGTGGGCTGGGGGGGCTGCCTTATTTAAAGTGGTTGTTTATGATTCTTATACTAATTTATGCAAAGATATTAAGGCCCTGTTCATTAAAAAATTGTTCCCTTCCCCTGTGTTCAATGTGTTTGTAAAGATTGTTCTGTGTaaatatgtctttaaaataaacaGTTAAAAGCTGACAGTTCGCCCTTACTCTTGGAGGTCATGTTCAGGAGGGGCGTTCCTTTCCCCTGGGGGCCATGATTGTCCCCATGCCCACATATTGCACGTGCAGGGAGGTAAGTGCCTGCATCCCAAATCGCTTCTAGGTCAACTGGC encodes:
- the LOC105468457 gene encoding apelin produces the protein MNLRLCVQALLLLWLSLTAVCGGPLMQLPYGNGLEEGNVRHLVQPRGSRNGPGPWQGGRRKFRRQRPRLSHKGPMPF